The proteins below are encoded in one region of Aspergillus nidulans FGSC A4 chromosome III:
- a CDS encoding uncharacterized protein (transcript_id=CADANIAT00005524) yields the protein MVPSNPEKTIRKIDIAQVSLNLQDRLGLAKVKYQNGRLPSRQNGGLHISLGLGSSDKPSDSSSDISNSRCETPLTSPLRASSYSYSKELPRSSRNRHAVTFNSRVMQPMLSASRKRLRSDSAADIDRPAKASRASWKRSHQLPESSPGFRRHTSTRRGRNNLPLISETAPIPELSSPGPGYHAHSDDENDLDLPVHSFQVSSVVGSSPPRTPPPKHSSLSRNDRNLRHEDGADLLLYLANSPTPARVANKPQPQEFPPSTPPSQHAALPSLTPTPGGGLFPNFGTPNQQFNFADFVNVTPSPAQPAWGGRTPGGLARTPLASKDVRRRSNLDNLLPPGLDSPKIREKRPSAVLQLGGELRP from the exons ATGGTCCCATCAAACCCCGAGAAGACAATCCGCAAAATTGACATCGCTCAG GTGTCGCTCAACCTCCAGGACCGTCTCGGGCTCGCCAAAGTCAAGTACCAGAATGGTCGGCTACCCTCGCGTCAGAACGGTGGACTGCATATCTCTCTAGGCTTGGGAAGCAGCGACAAACCCTCCGATTCCTCCTCCGATATTTCCAACAGCCGTTGCGAGACGCCTCTGACCTCCCCCCTGCGAGCCTCGTCCTATTCCTACTCGAAGGAACTCCCTCGCTCGTCCAGAAATAGACATGCAGTCACCTTCAACTCCAGGGTCATGCAGCCCATGCTCTCTGCCAGTCGAAAACGCCTCCGGTCTGATTCGGCCGCAGACATCGACCGTCCGGCAAAAGCGTCCCGGGCGTCGTGGAAGCGCTCGCATCAATTGCCCGAGTCGTCTCCTGGGTTCCGTCGTCATACCAGCACTCGCCGCGGTCGAAACAATCTCCCGCTCATTTCAGAGACGGCTCCCATCCCAGAGCTTTCCTCTCCAGGGCCAGGGTACCACGCCCACTCGGACGATGAAAATGATCTGGATCTTCCTGTTCACAGCTTTCAAGTGAGCTCCGTCGTGGGCTCCTCACCACCTCGCACTCCGCCGCCGAAGCATTCCTCTCTATCACGAAATGACCGCAACCTCCGCCACGAGGACGGTGCAGACCTTCTTCTGTATCTAGCCAACTCGCCCACTCCAGCCAGAGTCGCGAACAAACCCCAGCCGCAAGAGTTCCCTCCTTCCACGCCGCCCAGTCAACATGCCGCCCTCCCATCCTTGACCCCGACTCCAGGCGGAGGGTTGTTCCCCAACTTCGGCACACCGAACCAGCAATTCAATTTTGCAGACTTTGTCAACGTGACTCCCAGTCCTGCCCAACCCGCCTGGGGTGGCCGAACACCTGGCGGGCTCGCCCGGACCCCGCTGGCATCTAAAGACGTTCGGAGGCGATCCAACCTGGATAACCTCCTGCCACCAGGACTCGACAGCCCTAAAATCCGCGAGAAAAGGCCGAGCGCTGTTCTGCAGCTAGGCGGCGAGCTACGGCCATAG
- a CDS encoding zinc metalloproteinase family protein (transcript_id=CADANIAT00005525) — protein MPLFKNLRSRSRSSFRSTSRSTEKSSGTSNGTQSNGDVTSGKSSSTTDSASYSSVTPPSSIKPNMSTHNLPSLNGSNGSSNGTSSPLTVPQQRPPPSGSPSQRNSYFGGSSLSVNGAARSSPGPSSPYGPRILSITDNAWVNQKILLIYGQIGDPRQHPLDGSIVVNHHQDSFPQVSWPVNSSHFKALVHLVPGPNRLRLDFVSTKSSSGNLHHATHSSWININYLPLTNSPPLHLVILLGKDSKGTFDAVPEKANREGNDIETAIKKYRMAAYLWQAFTGEQMFRNNLGRRCFRFEEEWQPGTVSNRDAASGQMRNEAKIHIVRTEKTVAELRDLQLAQQYGPATRKDELFRIAQEAVKKHFHLKPGQKQYVSVLLLDSHWDTESQTITGHAALGSSNGDLKMAMFGSHCLQSYPSCLEEVVDAFSDCTRTNTDYVANDCGQAGSSWESANIGIGAHLHEVGHLFGCPHQESGVMLRDYVRLNRSFVTREPFSTRTKTQGLHPCLPQDECTWHRLDTLRFRFHPCFRLPNDAPMSSDDSVQVWPVENGRILLTATTGIAFIELYGEGDQVCHHFLEYLNTESTSNGLPKQVTVTESELRQRVFGTDKEKKKQVKISIFSGTLGSFTVESISSLKSKNSQVKLPKGVGYRGCKLGISQLAESQPEQLLLDCAFQYKKLLTSIRVYHNGKLHGMEFLYEDATSQLFGNRDGMSDDFVLDTRRGEILLGFYVRAGHWIDGIEILTSLGRKSGLFGNASGGSGYNLIPPLGYKIAGLTGSCGAWIDGLSLIIMH, from the exons ATGCCTCTTTTTAAGAACCTGCGCAGTCGCTCCCGTTCTAGTTTCCGAAGCACATCGCGATCAACAGAAAAGTCCAGCGGAACATCCAACGGGACCCAGTCCAATGGCGATGTGACCTCCGGAAAGTCCTCCTCGACCACGGACTCGGCGTCGTATAGTTCTGTCACGCCGCCGTCGTCCATTAAGCCTAATATGTCCACCCATAATCTACCGTCGCTCAATGGCTCCAATGGCAGCTCGAACGGCACGAGCTCTCCCCTCACTGTGCCCCAGCAGCGCCCACCTCCCTCGGGGTCTCCGTCCCAGCGGAATAGCTACTTT GGTGGTAGCTCCCTATCCGTCAACGGTGCCGCCCGGTCGTCGCCGGGGCCGTCGTCGCCCTATGGACCCAGGATTCTCTCAATAACAGACAATGCGTGG GTTAACCAAAAGATCCTGTTAATATATGGCCAAATCGGGGACCCAAGGCAACATCCGCTGGACGGTAGTATAGTGGTTAACCATCACCAAGATAGCTTTCCCCAGGTCTCCTGGCCCGTCAATTCGTCCCATTTCAAAGCCCTCGTGCATCTTGTTCCGGGTCCGAATCGTCTCCGTCTTGACTTTGTCTCAACCAAGTCATCGTCTGGCAACCTCCATCATGCTACTCATTCCTCTTGGATCAACATCAACTACCTCCCGTTGACTAACTCGCCGCCGCTACACCTCGTGATACTGCTCGGAAAGGATTCAAAAGGGACGTTTGATGCCGTGCCGGAAAAGGCGAATCGCGAGGGTAATGATATAGAAACTGCGATCAAGAAGTACCGAATGGCTGCATACCTTTGGCAGGCATTCACCGGTGAACAGATGTTCCGCAACAATCTTGGACGACGGTGCTTCCGTTTTGAGGAGGAATGGCAGCCGGGCACCGTCAGTAATCGAGATGCAGCGAGTGGGCAAATGCGAAACGAGGCGAAAATTCATATTGTTCGGACCGAAAAGACTGTCGCAGAGCTCCGGGACCTGCAGCTTGCCCAGCAATATGGCCCGGCTACGAGGAAGGATGAGCTTTTCCGCATCGCCCAAGAGGCCGTGAAGAAACATTTCCACCTAAAGCCGGGCCAGAAACAGTACGTCTCCGTCTTACTCCTAGACTCCCATTGGGATACAGAGTCGCAAACCATTACCGGGCATGCCGCCTTGGGCTCGAGCAATGGCGACCTGAAAATGGCAATGTTCGGGTCTCACTGTCTTCAGAGTTATCCGTCCTGTCTAGAGGAGGTGGTTGATGCATTCTCCGACTGCACCCGAACAAACACAGATTACGTCGCCAACGATTGCGGGCAGGCTGGTTCTAGCTGGGAATCTGCAAATATTGGTATCGGCGCCCATCTTCACGAAGTCGGCCACCTTTTCGGCTGCCCTCATCAGGAATCGGGCGTCATGCTCAGAGACTACGTCCGCCTTAACCGCTCCTTCGTGACTCGAGAGCCATTCTCGACCCGAACAAAGACACAGGGCCTGCATCCATGCCTGCCACAGGACGAATGCACATGGCATCGTCTGGATACTTTGCGCTTCCGGTTCCACCCTTGCTTCCGTCTTCCTAATGATGCTCCTATGAGCTCAGACGACAGCGTTCAAGTCTGGCCTGTGGAAAACGGCAGGATCCTGCTGACTGCGACCACTGGGATTGCGTTTATTGAACTGTACGGTGAAGGCGACCAGGTGTGCCATCATTTCCTTGAGTATCTCAACACAGAATCGACCAGCAATGGGCTTCCGAAACAAGTCACAGTGACTGAGAGTGAGCTGCGGCAACGAGTGTTCGGTACcgacaaagaaaagaagaaacagGTCAAAATCTCTATATTTTCCGGTACTCTCGGTTCGTTTACCGTCGAGTCCATCAGCAGCTTGAAGTCCAAAAACTCCCAGGTGAAGCTGCCCAAGGGCGTCGGTTATCGAGGATGTAAACTGGGGATCTCTCAATTAGCCGAAAGCCAACCGGAGCAGCTTCTCCTGGACTGTGCTTTCCAATATAAGAAACTCCTAACTTCCATTAGAGTCTATCATAATGGCAAGCTGCATGGGATGGAATTCTTGTATGAGGATGCGACGAGCCAATTGTTTGGGAACCGGGACGGAATGTCCGACGATTTTGTGCTAG ACACGCGACGCGGAGAAATACTCCTAGGCTTTTATGTCCGAGCAGGACACTGGATCGACGGTATTGAGATATTGACCAGCTTAGGCAGAAAATCTGGGCTCTTTGGCAATGCCAGCGGAGGCTCAGG GTACAACTTAATTCCTCCCTTGGGCTATAAGATTGCCGGTCTTACAGGAAGCTGCGGAGCTTGGATCGATGGTCTCTCCCTCATAATCATGCACTGA
- a CDS encoding uncharacterized protein (transcript_id=CADANIAT00005526), giving the protein MTRSMLTGPVLRKVPSLLPVRLLLSPLRRPFVDLLDLPPLEALPLPRSLRQPLRLTLLAHRLVPQLCSLPPHPNLLEPMAPHLRSLLRLKLPLVPLKDRPLLRSRLARLPLALPLLPTALRLLVQLQSPQPRRMRQLPMPGLPKGE; this is encoded by the exons ATGACAAGGTCGATGTTGACAGGACCCGTGCTAAGGAAGGTCCCGTCCTTGCTCCCCGTG AGGTTGTTACTGTCACCGTTACGGAGACCATTTGTGGACCTGTTGGACCTACCTCCGCTGGAGGCTCTCCCATTACCTCGGTCCCTGAGACAACCCTTGCGACTGACACTTCTGGCCCATCGTCTGGTCCCTCAGCTGTGCAGCCTCCCGCCGCATCCCAATCTTCTGGAGCCGATGGCGCCACATCTGCGGAGCCTACTTCGGCTGAAGCTTCCCCTAGTCCCTCTCAAGGACAGGCCACTACTACGCTCCAGACTAGCTCGGCTACCTCTGGCACTTCCACTCCTGCCGACAGCTCTGAGGCTCCTAGTACAACTTCAGTCTCCCCAACCCCGACGGATGCGCCAGCTGCCAATGCCGGGTTTACCCAAGGGGGAATGA
- a CDS encoding grainyhead-like protein (transcript_id=CADANIAT00005527), with product MFRNRRNSQKPNEELIQRFQRNFCDVVAPTTTIGAAAGVTQQLPLGHGLPKFSMDADMKLDSIPAPPTHFMAPMVDPNSVQFVNPLNHLHGYYTPNSGNLSAGYHSPAGDLHTPGMGLSMITPLSLSQQGPIPANHAGMHIDPFSQQFISPHFQNPQPFAPQVSFAPSEFVQGDLAFEAVDDSVDEGSLNDVDMQGAAQSQMASAVRISEQQELQIPGENFRYNVTLRAPTAMINHQNEIPVTYLNKGQAYSLSVVDTAPPQTTSQPVKYRTFVRVSFQDDEQRSKPAACWQLWKEGRGTSEAHQRGGKLQAVEFVDPTQGNVEDQKNRQIQLESSSFDGFCVTWTANPTTKASDCAISVRFNFLSTDFSHSKGVKGIPVRLCAKTEMVAGGSTGESSNEAEVCFCKVKLFRDHGAERKLSNDVAHVKKTIEKLRQQIQQSEMGAGNFGKRKRSSAAVGFKSSEARPAKLFKHKRTLSMSSQDGAGKMSVADDLHEKLALLQDMFSSTRPVSVFSLRGDEQDDPDLYPVQLPESRDFIKKEFRGARHISLDRAALQEVSPTSSHMSISSPCNPMQASVFYDSEYSRQSSEVPDNSGFLKHPVKVQKIPSGNGGTPTGYIEAVDIDPTYRPPAERRPRPIACFYVRFPRNGQSQDDYYRAVYLTERTVRDLMEKISMKQRIDPQRIIRVLLVKENGLRIMVDDDVVRELPDGQDMVAEISETAAYDASDTPSPVEVKLRY from the exons ATGTTCCGCAACAG GCGCAATTCCCAGAAGCCCAACGAGGAGTTGATTCAGCGATTCCAACGCAACTTCTGTGATGTTGTCGCTCCGACAACTACCAtcggcgctgctgcaggcgTCACCCAGCAGCTTCCACTGGGCCATGGGCTCCCAAA ATTTTCCATGGATGCGGACATGAAGCTTGATTCTATTCCGGCACCACCCACGCATTTCATGGCTCCCATGGTCGACCCCAACTCGGTTCAATTCGTAAACCCACTCAACCACCTTCATGGATACTATACTCCGAATTCTGGGAACTTGAGCGCTGGATATCACAGTCCGGCCGGTGATCTTCACACGCCTGGGATGGGATTAAGCATGATCACGCCTTTGTCTCTTTCTCAGCAGGGCCCGATTCCCGCAAACCATGCGGGCATGCATATTGACCCATTCAGCCAGCAGTTTATCTCGCCGCATTTTCAGAACCCTCAACCATTCGCGCCGCAGGTATCTTTCGCACCCAGTGAATTCGTTCAAGGCGATCTTGCGTTCGAAGCCGTCGATGACTCCGTTGATGAAGGCTCTTTAAATGATGTCGACATGCAGGGCGCCGCTCAATCGCAGATGGCCTCAGCGGTACGGATTTctgagcagcaggaactACAGATTCCAGGCGAAAA TTTCCGTTATAACGTTACCTTGAGAGCTCCGACAGCTATGATCAACCATCAAAATGAAATTCCCGTCACATACCTCAACAAAGGACAGGCTTACTCTTTGTCCGTTGTTGATACTGCGCCGCCGCAAACGACCTCACAGCCCGTTAAGTATAGGACATTCGTTCGCGTTTCGTTCCAAGATGATGAACAGCGATCAAaacctgcagcttgctggcagCTCTGGAAAGAAGGGCGAGGAACGAGCGAAGCGCAccagagaggaggaaagctGCAAGCCGTTGAGTTCGTTGATCCGACTCAAGGAAATGTGGAGGACCAGAAGAACCGGCAGATCCAGCTTGAGAGTTCATCCTTTGATGGATTCTGCGTGACGTGGACCGCTAATCCGACAACTAAGGCGTCTGACTGCGCCATATCTGTCCGTTTCAACTTCTTGTCTACCGACTTCAGCCACTCCAAGGGTGTGAAAGGTATTCCGGTCAGATTGTGCGCGAAGACGGAAATGGTGGCTGGTGGCTCCACTGGAGAgtccagcaatgaagcagaagTATGTTTCTGCAAAGTCAAGCTTTTTCGTGACCACGGAGCCGAGCGGAAGCTATCCAATGATGTTGCCCACGTCAAAAAGACGATCGAGAAGCTGCGGCAACAGATTCAGCAGTCCGAGATGGGTGCTGGCAATTTTGGCAAGCGCAAGCGTAGCAGTGCCGCTGTCGGTTTCAAGAGCTCGGAGGCACGCCCCGCAAAGCTATTTAAGCATAAGCGCACGTTATCCATGAGCTCGCAGGATGGCGCCGGTAAGATGAGCGTTGCAGATGACCTGCATGAGAAGCTTGCGTTGCTGCAGGACATGTTCTCATCCACCAGGCCCGTCAGCGTTTTCAGTCTACGAGGCGACGAACAGGACGATCCTGATTTGTACCCAGTGCAGCTCCCAGAATCACGAGATTTCATCAAAAAGGAATTTCGCGGCGCCCGTCATATCAGTCTTGATCGAGCTGCTTTGCAAGAAGTTTCGCCCACCAGCAGTCACATGTCTATCAGCTCGCCTTGCAACCCAATGCAGGCAAGTGTATTCTACGATTCCGAGTACTCACGGCAGTCATCCGAGGTTCCGGACAACTCTGGGTTTCTGAAACACCCAGTGAAAGTCCAGAAGATCCCTTCAGGGAATGGCGGCACACCCACTGGCTACATTGAGGCGGTTGATATTGATCCAACATATCGACCGCCCGCTGAACGACGACCCAGACCGA TTGCATGCTTCTATGTTCGTTTCCCGCGGaacggccagagccaggatGATTACTACCGCGCGGTGTATCTCACCGAGCGTACAGTGCGTGActtgatggagaagatctcCATGAAACAGCGGATAGATCCTCAACGCATCATCCGTGTGCTTCTCGTTAAGGAAAATGGACTCAGGATCAtggttgacgatgatgttGTTCGCGAACTCCCTGACGGACAGGACATGGTTGCTGAGATTTCCGAAACGGCGGCGTACGATGCATCAGATACGCCTTCTCCAGTCGAGGTGAAACTGAGATACTAA
- a CDS encoding uncharacterized protein (transcript_id=CADANIAT00005528), with amino-acid sequence MPRVRVSSSQNCHEKEGRLLLAVQAIKKKEITSIREAARRFNVPESTLRTRLRGTTNRAESRANGHKLTEIEEEVLKQWILSLDLRGAAPTKAHVREMANILLAKRGSTPIQTVGQKWVYNYTQRHPELESRLSRQYDCQRAKQENPKVIQAWFNTVRATIEQYGILPDDIYNFDETGFAMGLCAHQKPGNREWVTAIESISASGWALPPTLIFKGKQYNQAWFTGLPPDWRFEISTNGWTTNEISLRWLQKQFIPSTEHRTRGRYQLLVLDGHGSHLTPEFDQICTDHNIIPLCMPAHSSHLLQPLDIGCFAVLKRSYASLVDQKMRLGISHIDKLDFLAAYPQARISTFKLDTIRNSFRAAGLVPLNPEPVLSKLSIQARTPTPPGSRGSQASTFCPHTPANVDELLKQASLLRDFLKQRSKSPPSPSHNALNQLIKGCQIAMQKGILLEQENRALRAENAIQRRKRARTHRWIAHDNGLSVQEATELEEAHNASFQAIPGPCGPPAEGAQTPKARALPTCSTCHRIGHRRNALVQINNN; translated from the exons atgccccgagttcgcgttagttcaagccaaaattgccatgagaaggaaggtcggctcctactggctgtacaggctattaaaaaaaaggagattacatcaatacgcgaggcagcacgtcgcttcaatgtgcctgaatctacactacgtacgcgactacgcgggactacaaatcgcgccgaatctcgcgcaaatggccataaattgactgagattgaagaggaagtgcttaagcagtggattctctctttagatctacgcggagcagctcctacaaaagctcatgtacgagaaatggctaatattctgcttgcaaagcgtggttccaccccaatccagactgtcggccagaaatgggtatataattatactcaacgccacccggagcttgagtctcgcttgtcaaggcaatacgactgccagcgagcaaagcaagagaacccaaaggttattcaagcatggtttaacaccgtacgagccacaatcgaacaatacgggatcctaccggacgatatctacaactttgatgagactggctttgcaatgggcctttgtgcacatcagaaa ccaggaaaccgtgaatgggttactgcaattgagtcaatcagtgcttctggatgggcacttccaccaacacttatctttaagggcaagcagtataaccaagcatggtttacaggccttccgcccgactggcgatttgaaattagtacaaatggatggacaactaatgaaattagccttcgctggcttcagaagcaatttatcccgtcaacagagcatcgtacgcgcggaagatatcaacttctagttcttgatggccatggaagccatcttacaccagagtttgatcaaatctgtacagatcataatattataccactctgcatgccggcacattcctcccatcttctacaaccacttgatattggatgttttgcagttttgaagcgctcgtacgccagcttggttgatcagaaaatgcggcttggcatcagccatattgacaaacttgatttccttgcagcctatccacaagctcgaatcagcacatttaagctggatacaatcagaaacagttttcgagcagcaggactagtgccattgaatcctgaaccagtgctttcaaagcttagtattcaggctcgtacgcctacaccccctggaagccgtggcagccaggcaagcactttttgcccacatacaccagcaaatgttgatgagcttctaaagcaagcttctttactcagagattttctcaaacagcgctcaaaaagtccaccatcaccgtcccataatgccctaaaccagctaattaaaggctgtcaaattgcaatgcaaaagggcatactattggagcaagagaatagggcgctacgtgctgaaaatgctatacaaaggcgaaagcgagctcgtacgcatagatggatagctcatgataatggtctgtctgtacaagaggctacagagctcgaggaagctcataatgcgtcttttcaggcaatacctggtccatgcgggccaccagcagaaggtgcacaaacaccaaaggcacgggcattacctacatgtagtacctgccatagaattgggcatagaagaaatgcgcttgtccaaataaataataattaa